Part of the Vanacampus margaritifer isolate UIUO_Vmar chromosome 12, RoL_Vmar_1.0, whole genome shotgun sequence genome, ttaattacaattacaaattttaattgcctgacgcccctaattttttataatttaatcgcctgacgcttctaatttttaataaccttttctaaaaaaaaaaaaagattatttaaaaaaaaaaagtctaggttttcatactcttgttaacaaaagtggggaaaaaaacattaaacaaatagaaataattcaaatgaattttttgacgtttatagccgtcaatggcagggaataacgtctctaatttttaacaatgttttcaaaaaaaaaataaaaataaaaaataaaaagtctaggttttcatactcttgttaacaaaagtgggggaaaaatgttaaactaacagaaataattcaaatgaattttttgacgtttatagccgtcaatggcagggaataacgtctctaatttttaacaatgttttcaaaaaaatatatatatatattaaaaaaaaaaaagtctaggttttcatactcttgttaacaaaagtggggaaaaaatgttaaactaataaaaataattcaaataatttttttgacgtttatagccgtcaatggcagggaataacgtctctaatttttaacaatgttttcaaaaaaaaaaaaaaaagatcattaaaaaaaaaagtctaggttttcatactcttgttaacaaaagtggggggaaaatgttaaactaatagaaaaaatttaaattaattttttaacgtttatagccgtcaatggcagcgaatgagttaagatccCATCTGGTCAAGATGCAATTACTGTCACTTAATCAGCTCTTCCTCTGCAGAAGATGACGAGCGCACCTTACCAGAATGTCAGTGAGCAGTCGGTGGTCTTGGATCTCTGAGGGCTTGTCGGGGTTGGGTTTGGAGATGAGGCCCACGGCCACGCCCGCCACGGCCGACGAGATGGGTACCCCTGAGACCACACAAACCTTCAATGTTAGAATACTAGGAATTGAAAAACtgatgattttatatatatatatatatatattagggctttTCTGAATGCTCAAAGATGTTCAGTTAATTATATGATAAAAATACACAACCCTAGTTTTCAACCCCTCCCCAATATAACAAAAGTGCACCTTTTAGAGCTGCCTTTCATTGTGTgaagtctaaggcacacctgtgcactaatcatggtgtctaatcagcatctcgATATGGCACaactgtgaggtgggatggattatatCGGCAAAGTAGAAGCgttcactatcacagatttagactgattTGTGATCAtgtgtatgtggaaaaagttttagatctttgagtccatctcataaaaaaaacaaaactgttgtttatatttttgttgagtataaatAAAGAAGGCAAGAATGAAGGgaggaaagaaaaagtaaataaagtggAGAAGGAAGAAGGAAATAAAAACTGTAGAAAGAAGTGAGGAAAGAAAAGGAAGGACAACAAAATTGAGAtgtaggaagaagaaaaaagaaaaggtaagtaagaagaaaaacatcaaggaaaaaagtacgaaagaCTGAATCAGAgagaaaaagaagcaaagaaagAAGGAAGCCAATAGAAACAGAAAGGAAGATTAAATAATAAAGATGTAAAGGAACATTGAAGAGCAAAAATGGATCCCAATCTCTCTTTCAGCCTGACGTGTCGTACCCGCGTCCATGAGTGCCAGGCTGCCTCCGCACGCGGACGCCATGGATGAAGACCCTGATGAGTTAAAACAAAAGGAGTCAGTCAGTGTAGACCCTCGCTAGCCCCCCCCCTCGTAAATCCTTTCTCACCATTTGACTCCAGCACTTCGGCCGTGACCCTGATGGTGAAAGGGAAGTCTTTGGGGATGACAGGTCGCAGGGCTTTCTCCGCCAGGGCCCCTATCGACACGTAAATGAGATCCgcaatcagcatttttttttgaaaacgtcaTTGATTACTGATTAGTCCTGATTAAACCTCCCCACTCAGCCCGAATGTGGACAAGAACTAATCGAAACCAGATGGCTAGCTAGCGTATTAGCCGACTCACCGTGTCCGAGCTCTCTCCTGTTGAGACCTCCCATTTTGCCCGTCTCGTTGGTGGCATAGGGCGGGAACTGAAATGAAAACCAGCTTATtaaaaaaaggggaagtcaaccttaaacagttattgacaataatatgtgtgacctcactagtctaaacatgactttctgattaatattacatttgtggagtatgactgatgaagcaaaatccagccgtttttgtccatctccaaaaagtttggcaggattctttaatctcagaattaaactcattcactgccattgacggttataaacgtaaaaaattcatttgaacgaattctattagtttaacattttttccccacttttgttaacaaaagtatgaaaacctagatttttttttattgtacatttagaacagatatgaaatttgtgattaatcgcaagttaactcgtcaagtcatgcgattaatgaccattaaaaactttaatcggctgatgaatttacaataaaaaaaaattaaattaatttactgccattaacggctagaaacgtcaaaattcatttgaactatttctatttaacattttttccccacttttgttaacaaagtatgaaaacctagattttttttattgtacatttagaacagaaatgaaatttgtgattaatcgcaagttaactagtcaagtcatgcaattaatgaccattaaaaactttaatcgcctgacgaatttacaataaaacatttttttaattcattcacttgccattgacggctacaaacgtcaaaattcattttaactatttctatttaatatttttttccacttttgttaacaagagtatgaaaatccagaattttttactgtacatttagaacagatataaaattcgtgattaatcgcgagttaactattaaagcgattaattacgattaaaaaaaaaaatcgcctcttgcacctaattttttttttatcttttttttttattaattaatggcagtgaattagttaaagtAAGAATTTTGAGAATTAATTGAGAATCccgattaactttttatttctctcttcactggccctaatcctcttccgtaccatgacaatatttaaaatagaatgtttttatacgtttttgggagcaaatgagtcaaatacttttatttatttgttttttttaaatgaaccagGGCGTTTACTTACCTCGTAATGGAGCATGAAGTTTTTGTCCTTGACGCCGCTGCGGACAGAAATGTGGTGTCATAatttgacatgctaataagcTTCAATAAAAGTCATTGTTCCCACACAGCAGAAAAATATCGCAGATTTTTACCTCTCACAGGGTTTGACTAATTATAATCTCACCTTAAAGCTGTGGTGATGAGGTCCGCCTTAATACTGGATTCCAGTGAATCAAACGTGACGCTACACAGCACCTACAGAAGATCTCAtttttaggacttttttttttttttcccctccccgaGACACTAATTCATCTTAAAAGCGTTACTGTACCTGCGTTTGTCCTCTCTGGAACAAAGCGGAGCCATGAAGAGGTTTAAAGAGGTCCACGTTGCATGAGATGTCTCTCAAAGCCGCTAACTCCCTGCCGTCACACCTGCATGCTCACAAATTGATATTGTTGTCGTCAACGTGCATATATTAAAtagtgcacagtaaattctgtagaggaAACTTTATTGAGTTtaccactctaaatagagtgaaATTTACACttaggaagagagtaaaaaataaataaataaataaaaagtcaaaactaCGCAGCccactgaaggtcgtgagttcgttcctcaacccatgagtgacttttatttttttcaattgttcattttactctcttccaattgCAAATTTGCTCTAAAGCTGAGTCTATTTGGCCCCCATTCTCAATAGAGTCCAATTTCACTCTACAGGATTTGCTGTGTataaaatcatttgaaaatgcatACCTCCTGTATTCATTGAGCACTAAATTCCTAAAGATGTCTCTGCTCACAATGTTGAAGGACTCGATGACTTCAAAAGGTTCGGCTTGGGGAAATCTCTCTGGATGAAAAAATTTGAATGGCAAATTTGAAATGGTGAcaggcaaggttattttagttaactacaactaatgaaataacaaaaaatcaaaaaacattttcgttaacaaaataaaattaaaacaaaaaggctTCTTAAGAAAcgaaaaactaacaaactacattttacatttacaaaactaactaaagttATAGTGAAAATATCCTTAGTTtttgtctttggtaattaatttaatacatgaggcTTTGGGGTGGGTTTTAACTCATTTgatccaaaaacgtataaatacgtcctattttaaccattttaagtgtcccaaagacgtatttatacgtgtttttatttatttatgctagagcatatagaaggcttgaTGCAGCCtatcaactgcaaagaacggttgaagaaattgtagttattaatcaaacggccagcaggtggcagcagagcaaaggagatgaaccagggccatgttgaaaaaaaaaacctcaattactcacaattctaaatagatttgtgaataatgatgaaacttagctatattctaatgctaattattgtaaaatgtaaacagattgaaagaagaagatactttaatctttcttttggaagttccatgtttttataggaatagaacacaatattctgtgggccttgcaaaatcagtcaaaatccagtaaaatagccgggagcaaaaggggttgcttcagtggaaattgctgggagtgaatgagttaaatgtgatttaagtatatttatttagataTTAACAGGAATAGGGGCGCTTGAAAGTGTATCgaacagaagtgacgtcatctaaaagcagccaatagaaaagcaccttcagatgatgtcactCCAAGGTAACAATTttgcatgtttgacttttgactcCAATGGCTCGCGCcatgcctgctttttcatttaattcagccgAAACGCAATGCTAGGTAAGAcgtatttttgcttttttcgtttaataaattttgcacacaatacacaatttttttttaaaaacgaaaactaatactaaaactaacttaactaataaaaactaactataatgaaaattcccaaaacattaaTAACCCTGGTGACAGTCAACGAGCATCAAGACAGATAATAAAATCTACCGTTGTTTTTCTCCTCAGTTTCTAGACGAATCTTGTTGATGGCTTCATCTCTTGAAATCTAAAAGGACATTTTCGTTACGATGCAAAACTAACAACTGAAAACGAGCACCGCAGTGAATTTGCCGCTTACCTTATCATGCGTGTGATCAGTGAAAACGGCGTAGATCTTCTCTGAGGCGCAGCTGCGTGCACATGAAACATTATATGATGCAGAAAAGTTCCAATATTGTTGAGCGGGCCATCAGTTTTCATGGCGAGCGTGGAACTTACCTCCGCACGTGCGCCACCATGTCGGCGGGGGCCGAGAACATCTTGGGCGGCGTTCGCTTGCTGATTTTCAGCTCTCGCGCCAGCTGCTGGATGGCCAGGATGATCTGCTGCGCGTGCTTGACGCCCACCTTGATGGCGTGGGCGAAATCCTGCTGCAGAACGTTCTCGGCCGACGCCTCGATCATCACTGGCCAACGACGCACAAAGAATAGTCAggtcagtggcctagtggtagagtgtccgccctgagactgggaggtcgtgggttcaattcccggctgggtcataccaaaagACTGTAAAAATGTGGACCCATTGCCATCCTGCTTGACACTcggcattaagggttggaattgggaggttagatcaccatatgattcccgagcgcggcggcggctgctgctgctgctcaccgctccctcaggggatgggtcaaatgcagagaacgaatttcgccccacttaagggggtgtgacaatcagtggatcttatcttatcttaactctttgactgccaaaaacgttaaataacgttgagtaaaatcctatggaggagtgccaaagacgttaaaagacgttttttttttttcaaaacagaggtgaaactaaccattttctattgttgattactgaaaaacggaataaggtagaaacaaacttttttttctgatgaaagatgagagtccaatctttcatttggtagtatgtgtgtttccatcgtccaaacacataattttctgtggaccttgaaagatcagtcaaaaatgcttaaatcggctggcacccacggcatcccttttctgaaaacgtctggcagtcaaagagttaatatgacgCGGGTGGGACAGGCTGTCTTGTTTCGATAAGATCTCAGTGGCTAGCTACTTGTTCGGGACGTCACGacgactttaaaaaatatatatatatatttttaaattaaatatgagCATTAACTGACCCACTTGACTGCCGGGGGCTCCTGCCACAATCATGTTGAGCGTGCTGGATGCCATGTCCGCTCTGGTGGGGTTGACCAGCAGCTCGCCGTCCACCAATCCCATACGCACTGCACCTGTGCATTCAATTCATACAAACGCAGTTACATAGTTCCAGTTCCAAACCATTCAAAATGTGTAACTCCTGCTTTCGCTCACCTATGGGTCCATTCCAAGGGATGTccgagagagcgagagcagcTGAggctgaaaaagaaaagagagcaaAAGAGTGACCTCGAGCGATAATTACAAAAAGAACATCCGATGGAATATTTCATTATTACCTGCATTGATGGCCAACACGTCCGGATCGTTGACGCCATCCACGGCCAGCAAGTTACAcaaaatctacaaaacacattatattatgtacaatattaaaaagagagtaggcatttttaaaaaacaatttaaaacattgtcaaaatacaaaaagaatcAACAAATATGTCATTTAATACCTTCTTTTAAAAGCCTCACTCTTTATAGCCCATTAACGGGGCGGTCCtttctcatgcaaatgagccactatAACTCCGCCCCCTCATCTGTGCCTTCAGTTACCATGCTAACAGGAGGTGGAGCTAGGCGGTTGCAATTTGCTG contains:
- the pnpt1 gene encoding polyribonucleotide nucleotidyltransferase 1, mitochondrial, producing the protein MRRLLQLGRSFSRCRVRLCHRSVYKSHENVHSVRVDLGDKKLEISTGKLAKFADGSAVVQLGDTSVMVTAVSKTKPSPSQFMPLVVDYRQKAAAAGRIPTNYLRRELGITDHEILTSRLIDRSIRPLFPSGYFYDTQILCNLLAVDGVNDPDVLAINAASAALALSDIPWNGPIGAVRMGLVDGELLVNPTRADMASSTLNMIVAGAPGSQVVMIEASAENVLQQDFAHAIKVGVKHAQQIILAIQQLARELKISKRTPPKMFSAPADMVAHVRSCASEKIYAVFTDHTHDKISRDEAINKIRLETEEKNNERFPQAEPFEVIESFNIVSRDIFRNLVLNEYRRCDGRELAALRDISCNVDLFKPLHGSALFQRGQTQVLCSVTFDSLESSIKADLITTALSGVKDKNFMLHYEFPPYATNETGKMGGLNRRELGHGALAEKALRPVIPKDFPFTIRVTAEVLESNGSSSMASACGGSLALMDAGVPISSAVAGVAVGLISKPNPDKPSEIQDHRLLTDILGIEDYLGDMDFKLAGTNKGITALQVDVKIPGLPLKIVMEAIQQATVAKREILGIMNKTLAKPRTSKKENGPVVENVRVPASRRARFVGPGGYNLRRLQARTGVTISQVDEETFSVFAPTPGALSEAQDFITELCRDDQEQQLEFGGIYTATITEIRDIGVMVKLYPNMSAVLLHNSQLDHKRIKHPSALGLEVDQQIQVKYFGRDPTDGRMRLSRKVLQSPAATVVKTLSEKQSISMATAANNAEP